Proteins encoded together in one Lathyrus oleraceus cultivar Zhongwan6 chromosome 5, CAAS_Psat_ZW6_1.0, whole genome shotgun sequence window:
- the LOC127082715 gene encoding cysteine protease XCP2 → MAFFSSRTLVLTCTLCLFLSLAFGREFSIVGYSSEDLQSMDKLIELFESWISRHGKIYETIEEKLLRFEVFKDNLKHIDDRNKVVSNYWLGLNEFADLSHQEFKDRYLGLKVDLSQRKSSSEEDFIYRDVDFPKSVDWRKKGAVTAVKNQGQCGSCWAFSTVAAVEGINQIVTGNLTSLSEQELIDCDTSYNNGCNGGLMDYAFSFIVQNGGLHKEDDYPYIMEEGTCEMKKEETETVTISGYHDVPQNNEQSLLKALANQPLSVAIEASGRDFQFYSGGVFDGHCGSELDHGVSAVGYGTAKGLDYITVKNSWGAKWGEKGFIRMKRNTGKAEGICGLYKMASYPTKKK, encoded by the exons ATGGCTTTTTTCTCCTCAAGAACACTAGTCCTGACCTGCACCTTATGCTTATTCCTATCTTTAGCTTTCGGCCGCGAATTCTCGATCGTGGGCTATTCGTCCGAGGACTTACAGTCCATGGATAAGCTCATAGAACTCTTCGAGTCATGGATTTCGAGACACGGTAAGATATACGAAACCATTGAGGAAAAGCTACTCCGGTTCGAGGTGTTCAAGGATAATCTAAAGCATATTGATGATCGAAACAAGGTTGTTAGCAACTATTGGCTCGGTTTGAACGAGTTTGCTGATTTGAGTCACCAAGAATTCAAAGACAGGTATCTTGGACTAAAGGTCGACTTGTCtcaaagaaaatcctcaagtGAAGAGGATTTCATCTATAGAGATGTCGATTTTCCTAAGTCAGTTGATTGGCGAAAGAAAGGCGCTGTCACCGCCGTCAAGAATCAAGGTCAATGCG GTAGTTGTTGGGCATTTTCGACGGTTGCGGCCGTGGAAGGTATAAACCAAATTGTGACAGGAAATTTGACATCTTTGTCTGAGCAAGAATTAATTGATTGTGACACAAGTTACAACAATGGTTGCAATGGGGGTCTAATGGACTATGCATTCTCCTTCATAGTTCAAAATGGTGGACTCCATAAAGAGGATGATTATCCTTACATTATGGAAGAAGGAACATGTGAGATGAAAAag GAAGAAACTGAAACTGTCACTATTAGTGGATACCATGATGTGCCACAGAATAATGAACAAAGCTTATTGAAGGCTCTTGCCAACCAACCTCTTAGCGTCGCCATAGAAGCTTCCGGAAGAGATTTCCAATTTTATAGCGGA GGTGTGTTTGATGGACATTGTGGAAGTGAGCTGGATCATGGTGTTTCAGCAGTTGGATATGGAACAGCAAAAGGTTTGGATTATATCACAGTGAAGAATTCATGGGGGGCAAAATGGGGAGAGAAAGGGTTTATAAGGATGAAGAGAAACACTGGAAAAGCTGAAGGGATTTGTGGACTCTACAAGATGGCTTCTTATCCTACTAAGAAGAAATAA